The Plectropomus leopardus isolate mb chromosome 14, YSFRI_Pleo_2.0, whole genome shotgun sequence DNA window AGCCTTATTTTGTTGGCATCTCGACAGTTCTTTGGCAAATATCAGAGTCTTTACACATGGCACCTTATTATTTCTcttaatgcaaaattatgacaaaatataagaaaaaaattaagagaatgttactgcatgaggcccaatgtgaATTGTGATGCTGTTGTACAGCTTAAAGCTTAAAACTATGCATTTGCCATAAAATTTCAGCTGAAAGCCCATCTTACCGATGAGTTTGTCGTAATCCACTCCCTTGGCACTGGTCGTGGAAACGTTCCACGGGTCAACTGTGTCTTCATCATCAGCGCCATCTGCTGCTGGACCGTTGTTAGGGGCAACAGAGTTTTCTGAGGGCGGACAGCCTGCCTTGTAATCCTGACCTGTTGTCTGTTTGTAGTCTACTTTCAATTTCAGCAGCAACTGGACAGCAGCATCAATTTCAGCCTGAGAAACCCAAAAACTGCTGTCAAGCAATACACACAGATAAAAGATGCCAAACCCAACAGAATCAAGCAGCACTGCAAAACCTAttcttgttatattttaaagttCAACCAAAATACATCCCTAGTGTGCAGAtagttttgttttcagctggcatgtctgtttctgagatttttgcATCCCCCTAATGATGCAATGAATGTGAATAGAATTCAATTAGTGGTCTTGCaacataaaaattacatttaaaaaactaaatggtcatgtgtctttccagaaaaaCAATATCCAGACTACTGTGGAAAATCTACACAAACTTACTGTAAAGAGTTTTCAATTAAACTATTTTCTaccaataattttaaaaaaaaaaaagtctcaatgAAAACTGATTGTTTTGTGGATTATCCAGAGCAGACGGACACGGTTTTTGTAAAAAGATGTTGCAGGTGAattgcttttaatttaatttttaagggCTGTTAGATAGGGGTATCACAGTGTACGTACTTTTTTGtcacaatattaatatattactacagctaattattttaattgccaatgtgttgattatttttaattgattaattagttTTTGTGTACAGAGCCCCAAAACGGAATCTGACAGTAAAACAGTCCAGCTCACTGATTTGCAACATTGCTCACAATGACCTAACACACCCAGAGATATTAAAGAATAGCTACCATGTTATATAACTGTGTGGCAACacaaataaattagaaattatCACATTGTGATGAGGTTGTGGCTACCATCTCAAAACatgaacaattaaaaacaaatctgtaagGCTAGATACCACTGGCACTAAATGAGAAATGTTTTGGTGGGTATAACATAACCATCTCTTTAAAAACTAACCAACAGAGTAAAatcactgttgttttgttgtttttttttaaacagtagtTTACAAGCACTTACTTTATCTGCTTTAGCTGTCTTCAAGGCCCTGACTGTGTCTCCTTGTGCTGTCAGTTTCTCGTAGAGCTCCATGGGACTCCTGGCTCCTTCACCGTCTCCCTGACAGTCTGTCATCCTCTTCAGACTGACCAGGTAATAgcaataaacaaatcaaaagtaATTACAAACCAAATacataacaaataaatgttCTGATTATCATTTAGTAAAATGTTACCAGAATTATTGAGGTTGTATCTGCTCTAGCATCACTCATCTCCTTCCACAGCTGATGAGATTTCCCCATATGTGAGCAAACCATAGCTAACTTGGTAACGTTAGAGCTATAAAGCTAGCTAGTGATCTGATACAATCACTGGATTTACCTCACCCTGCCGTATTTCATAAGTGATAAcattattaaaattacattaattaatgTAGTAGCTAATGTAATTTATGATTAAATAAGTGACGAGCCGGCATACCGTGTAATATTCTTCACAGACAGCTGACAGCTCACTCATACAACTTGCATCAGCCTGAGTGAGGAGGTAGAGTTTGGATCAAATTCTTCCCCGGAAAAAGGTCTCTTCAAAGGTTCCGCTCTAAAATAATGACTCCAGAAGAGCAAAGTTGCAGagtgtttttatacatttaatatcaaaagtttttctttatatGTTCAGCTTAATTTAATACGAAACCCATGTGATAAAactaactttaaaaacattcagGACGGTGTATGTCGGAGGGGCAGGACAGTCGTTTTTGTTCCTACCGgctgctttcaaaataaaagcttgtaAGCGTAAGCATATGGTGACGTGAGTGGACAAACCGAAAcaatgcttttattctgaaactcCGCATAGAAGCTACTGATTTTGCGGGATTTTGGACTTGATACAGGGCGGAGTAAACAGAAGTCGGATATTGATAGTTAAACCTGTTTGCAGGTACAACAGTTGAAGACATACTCACTGGGTAACGTTAGCTCTACTTTGTGAGCTATATTTTGGCTTTAAGTCAGAAATGCTAACGACCAACGTAAGCTAGTTGTGCTAACATTGGTGGCAGTTAAGAGACAACCCAACGTTAATAAGTGTCCTCCTAGAAGACAACTgacttaaacaattaaaatgtgaTATCTACAGTGACTTTGCTCTGTCCGAAGGTAGTACGTTGATTCATCTTACTTAGCTATTAACCTTAGTCTCGTTCTGTTTTGGCTGTGTCGACTTATAGAAAGACAACTCACCTACTTGACATTAACAAGCTAGGTTAAGGTTTGGCTAGCGTTCATGCTAAAAGGCGTAAcgctaagggactgttcattatttagtGGATGTTGTAAGCAGTGAGGAGGGCGttagtttttttggtttgtttgttttttaaactttgaatggtcgtattttgttttcatttgagctttttgaaacctgaagcgacatcacttttcttgggctgctttcagatgcttaagtattttaacctttgaacactgagtaaattggtgtgatttcttacaaaaacctGGTAAAAGAGTGAGctttttggtaagaaatgtgccacaaattgtaggaaattagtagatttacactttaaaaaaaaaaaaaaaaaaaaaaagggttgggaaaaaataaacaaaagcttgggaaaaaccATATACATAGTTattattacaaatttaaaattatgttatgttatatatatttctatagaTTTTGCCAAGTCTTATCTGCCttgtttttcaactttctttctttctttttctctttcttttatcaCTAATTATCAGGTAATTCTTTCCTTATGTCCTTATGCTATAGAATTACATTACTTTTACGTACTTTTTGCCAAGTCTTGTTCGccttaattcttttttttactgccaattttatggttatttcttctttcgttgctcattgctttctttcttcccatgtttttaagagaagtttagccagtttgttcaggtttcagagggttaaacacCCTCAGAACTAAAAAACCTGCAAGTtgttttgaaaggcatgttttctttaaaaatctcccaaatcacaccatttatcatagctgTAAACTGAAATTTTTATGGGGAAGGAAGGGTTATGCAGTTTCCCCCATTCACACAGGgaagctaaagaaaaacaatatttgtagctctagggagggtcatgatatattattttaaaaaagaaatgaaacagcaCCACTGCCACCCCCTTACTCTGATGAATAAAATAGAGTCCCTAAGTCAAAATTCTGCCCCCAAAATGATCTAGTCCTTCCCTTTTTAAGTGATTGTTCAATATTTTTCCTGGTGTAGAAATCCAGGCATCCACTAGATGTCACCCTTTGGCTTCCAATGGATTAATTTTTATACTAACGTCTCACCTCTTGTCCCTTTCTTTTCAATACATTACCTTTAAACAGGGTTTCATCATGCGGAGATGTCCTCATTAGTGGCCTATGAGGATTCAGAGTCAGAGGATGATTGTCCCAATCAAGCTGAGGAGGGGACATCAGCTTCTGTTCAAAGTGGATCTTttgaacaaaaccaaaaagttAGGTTGTGTAATTCCTCGGAGGTAACACCGACCTCTCGAAGCTTCGCACCTGACCCTGACAGATCAGCGTCGGAATATCATGGAAGTTCTTCACTAAACCCACATTCACAGCCACGAAGCTGCTATGACTGGgaaagaaaatattgcagtaacgagacagcacaagaaaaatgttttagagacACTGCAACTCCTCTGAGTTTACCTGCGACTCAGGGGAAGATCGCACCACTGCAGACTCTTCCTCACATGCCACAAAGTTTGGGTGATGGCTTGAACCCAGCAAAAAGACACCAAACTGTTCCGACTGGTGTCAGACCATACATCCCCAAGAGACTGAGACTTACCACTTCAGTAGAGACAGTGGACCCAGAGCACCAAGCAGAGAAAGTCCCAGGGAATCAGATCAGGGAAAGCCAAATTCTTTCAGACGTGTCAGCGAGAATAAAGCCGTATCTTGCCCACAAACCCGGTGCTGCAGGGATACCAAGGAAGCTTCTGATGAGCCTGGGAGGCCACCAGGGTCCAGTCAACATGGTGCAATGGTGTCCTGTGCCTCATCTCGGTCATCTGTTGCTGTCTGCCTCCATGGACAAAACTTTCAAGGTAATGacctaaaataaaactgactttaaaaatgacacacattTATATGTAGTGTTGGGACCTCTGAAAGCAATAAAGAGGGGATTCAAGGCTTCTGTAGAGTAATAATGTGggccagggatactcaacttgctttgctccggggccacttttacaaaatgacagaaggccagggggcAGTTGAtgcagcctcatacatgtttctaggatttaaggacgtttctagaatttttggactttttagaacatttctacaacttaaagatgtttctaagattttaggatgtttgtaagatttaaggacatttgtagaattttagggtatttctaggattttaggacagttccagaatttcaggacgtttctgggatttgaggaaatttacaagattttaggaggtttgtaggactttaggacatttctaggattttaggacattaggggcttagctaggacatCTGTCAGAGgttgtgggggatcctccactggcacttttttggatgaacaagctctattttgatattgttttattcaCAGTATTGCACacaaaatggttggggggccatcCGGCACCCTACTAGGGGCTAGATTTGTCCTgcaggccgtaagttgagtgTCACGTATGTAGCCTTTCTTAACTCTTATTTTATTCAAACTGAGTTATGCAATTCAATATTTAGAtttatcattctgttttttttcacgtCATAAAATTTGTCCTCCTTGTTTAAGTGGTCTGCTCCATGTACATGATGATTTGGAACTGTGTTTTTTCTAACACAAAAATCCATTTATCACTATCAGTATAGTTTCAGGCAGGTGCCAAGTGCACCGGGGAGGTCTGAGGAGATAATCACTTACCTGACATTCAGTGTAATtggcacagagctgcagacagtgAGATAATATCTGCCCCGCTGCCTCGATTTTATGAATGTAGCACAAACCACCTTCTTTAGAATCATATCTGTCACTGTCAGTTGAATGTATGTCAGGGCCCAGGGGTCTtcctatctttctctctctttctgtttcccaTTCCACCTCCTTTTCTGTATTTCACACCAGGAAAACAATCTTTCATTCCCCTATTGTAAAGGTCAAGTCATGCAGGTGTCTACCATTTACTAAATATTTCTATCCCAGTGCGAAACCATGTACCCCACCAATATCCTAAGAGGGCTctgaataattaattatttgaatatGCATGAGATCATTTGCATAATCATACAAGTGCAGCAGTATGCCAGCCACCTCTTCTGGCACCTGGAATGGGCGGTTTGGAGCAGATGGTGGAGACgaggagagaaggggaggaGAAGAGTTAGTTGTTTGTATCCAATGATTTCTCTTCTTCTCTAGCTCCGACTGCCTAACCAGCTGTTTTGTGTGACATGAGTAGATAGAGGAGCACATGAAATACTCTTActtgtctgtgcatgtgtcatTGTGAGTCATTATGCTCAGTGTGACTGGAGGATTTTCAACaggtcatttattttctctataaATGTTCGTACTGACTTTAGAGATCTTCAACCTCCTCACAAGTTAAGTTAGCCCAATTATTGGCAATGCATTCCTTTAACTGGAATCTGGCAGAAATAATTTAGACTAGAATTGCAGGATAATGAGGTGATATGAAGATTTTATTCTCATGACTGTATGCAATCCTGGTGATTATTCAGTCCTAAAATGACACCTAAAAATCAACAGGAATTTATTGATTCAAGAAGACAGATTaccataaatgttttaaaacagcaagaGTAATagttaatttataaaaaaacaaaacaaaacatttttttttcatacaaaagcacaacgttttttttttaaatctgtgctTTAGCTGTCTCTGTTGAAAAAGTGAGTGGCAGAGGATAGAAGATGCTCCTCTTCACAGCCACAAGCAATTATTTCAATAAAGACAGTTATTTATTGGAACAGTAGAAATCTTTGGCCATGTAATAACTAGATGTTTTATGCCATGGGCACAAAACATACTGCTTGGCTAACAGGAATTCATTAAATATTATGACACTGCAAACTGTAACTGCATGATGGCAGGTAACCATGGCAAAAATACTTAAGTTTCACACTTGGCAGTTACCATGCATTAGTATAATTTAGCCTTGGATTAAACTAACCTCAGACTCTGAAAACATGTCGGACTGCAGCTAACAATTTTTCACTGACAATTATTTATAGAATTTTTCGATTTCATGGTTAATGGTTTGGTCTGCTGAAaggcaaaacattatttttaaaaaatgtcaattacaGTATATTATCGCCCAAAGTAAATCATTGCTTGATTTGTCGGATCAAATTTCGAAAAATATTCACTGTGCGTTCCAGTACCCATTCTACAATACTATTTAGTATATCAGAAAAATATCTAGTATTTCCCAATTCATAGTATATCAAATGTAGCATGCCAAAAACCCTGGATGCCATATTTCATCAGGtcacattttgcagtatgcaagccagcatgTTTTTCTGGCTGTTCTGACCCCTAAATCCTCTGTGCAGCAGACGATACATCACATTGACTGAGTTACAAACAGATGACACCTCATTGACAGTTGGTTGACAGCTGTCAGAAGCCGCAATGATGGATGACACAGAATTTAGGTGACTGGATAGGAATAGAAAGTAATAATAGGAATATTCATTCTTTAAGTGAACAGAATAAACATGAAGATTACCAGCTGCGAAAGGATATAaccatgaaaataataatgtattattatacaATTTATTATAATGTTAAAATCTACAACATATGCAGTTATTACTGAAAAGCTAAAACTACGTAGATTGCAAAGTAACAATTGCAAAACTCTCCAAGATGACCTCCGTCTTTGGCAAGCTTGTCGAATGGCCTTTTGTATCTCCCAGGTAACATTAAGTGAAAATGTTAAGCTAGAGGTTGTAGGTTCAAATTTCAAAGTGCAATGTTATGACAAAGTAGTGTGTCCCATCTGTCCGCACACTCATGCATGCAACAGTACATACTTTGTAAGGGCACTACGTACTgatcattacaaaaaaagtaagcaGTTCGGAATGCAGGGTCAACAAATACTTTCAAATGTGAATCTttaatgaggaaatgttttatttttttgcaggggCATGCTGAGGGTGTGGCCTGGTGGGCCacccctgaaatctgattggcaAACCCAGGTGCCACCTCATTACGTTTTGCTCATGGTTCAGTTTGAATTGTTTGACGAGTTAATTGGTTTCGTTTATTGGTGCAATacagtcttaaacctgagaggcagtcATTTGAGTAGTGTCTAGCCTAAATCGATACAACTGTTAAGAATTTGTTCACACAGgcttatttagtttattttttgtaactatAATTGTGTTGGCACTTTGTACTTGCTATTGCTATTGTAATTTACTTTTGGAAGAACAATTTCTTTGTCAAAGTatggaagctttattttacatttgtgtggtgcCACTCTGTTGTGTTATGATTAGTAGGTCTATTTTTCTAACTAAATTAAAAGCAGGAATATAACACACTGCAATGTTAGTAATCAAAGTAGCTATGGGAAGCGGTGGCAAAAATGGTCAATTAAAGCTATGATGACATGTTTGCCTGCAGCAGTGCTGGTGCTTCATGCCATCCCTGCATAAGCCCCACTTGTGTCACCCCAGTTAGACAAAAAAAGGCTGGACACACCATTGCATTTTTGCCTGAAAAGTACGTAATGTGCATTCCACATTACTGCAGCATCCCTGTTTGGATTCTCCTTAGCCTTTGTTACATGCCAAAGTCcaactttttgtttgtgcaaCTGTACATTCGTGGTGCACTGGTGTAGAAAATTACAGGCGCATATGTGAAAATGCAGCTCTGTGTATGTGCCATTGTTATTTTCCTTTATTGTGGGAGCTTGTCAGAAATTGTTGCTTACTTATTGACATACTGCACAGCTCTATCGATTATGTCTTTCAGCACTATTGTGCTCTGACTACGGTTATTCTTTTCTATTGTCTCTGACTGAAGACAGGGAGGGGGCACACTCTATGAAGTCCTGACACTTaccctctttgtgttttttaacccttcagGCCtgtcttctctccctccttcctgtCTGTCAGTTCCCTCTGAGGCAGAGTCAGACTATCATTATTCCAGCCTCTTTGCAGCTGTTGTCACCATGGCTACGGCAGGTGTAAGGCAGTGGTTTTAAGTTGATAACACGAATACCAATTTAGTTTTAATTACCGAGAGTCATTTAGGAAGCAGATTACCCCAATGAGTCATCTGCAAGGATCCGCTCTGCGTGTCTGTTAAGTGGCCAGTGAAATTAAAGGGGATGCAAATAAACAAGCACTCATTTTCACCCGTGCCTAGGTCTCACATTGTATGGGATTATTTGCAATTGTGTGTGTAGTGAATGGTGCTGTTACTGGGAATATCATTAACGCTGTCATTCAGTGGAACAGCAAGATGCCATTTTGTCACACTTGTTATGTAGAAGTCTGTTCAGTTGAAGCTTTCAGATACTGTCATCAGATTTTCATGTTACCTTGAGATGGCAGTGTTTCCCTAAACCTAAAATCACACAGAAGCGGCAAATCCTGTTGCAAAACGAAATGGAAATATTATTAATAGCAGCTTCACCCCAATATTTAGCTTTTTGCAATTAAAAGTGTGACTCTGTCTCTCTATGTCACTTTTTCTCTCGCCCTGAAGGCATCTCTGGCATTCTGTTTGTTAAAATACTGCCTGCTGGATTGATATGTCAGCTCCCTCCTCCCCGTCCAGCTCTCTTCCCCCCAATCTGTCTCCTGTGGGAGCTGTGGTACAGAACTTCTCAATGTGTTTCTTAAGCTATATGGAGAATTTGGCTTTAATAATGAAACacagggagaggcagagagggagctGCAGCGCCCCGCAGATCTTCAAAGTTCCTCTGCGGCCCTTGCAATGCCGGGGAAGCAAAAAATACTTCATCATTAGTGTAATATAAGTCAGTAGACACCAGTCCAGCCCACCCACTGGATTTCAGGCTGGGCTTCAGGGAGAAGCTTTTGTCTTTTGACATTCCTgacagaaaaatcttttttcttcatcGGGAAATCAGATGAAAAGCGTGTCACAATATTGACCAGCCTGTTTgccaaataacatttttgaagcacagtgcaaaaacaacaatgactaAAGACAAATCAACAATAGAACAACCTGGCACATTAACACACTCATTCATGAATCACCTTTTTAGACCtctttttgcactttatttgCACCATAATATAACAATTCAAGCTAGCAAGGTGTTTGATAGTGTATTCATGGCAGCCACTACAGAAGGCAGCTGGGTGCTTTTCTTCAGCTCTCTGTAGTCAGAGAAACCTCTAACAATACAAAACCATTAGTGCCATTACACCACACAGGGAATTGATTTACAGGCACACTCAAAGGTAATTagtttgattaattaattataaaggCTGTCTTTGCTTTTAAATCCAGCAAATAAGCCTGATTTGTATACGTATTATGCTAACTTATCCAGCGGCACTTTGCtcagtaatttaattttgtgcCATTACAATAGAATTTAGGGGAGGAAGACGTAGATTGCATCTTTCTCTGCTCTAAAAAAGAGACATTCACCAACTCTCATCGACACAGGAAGAATTTTCAATGCCGTAGGACACATTGAATGCAACATCTGCAAAGGCATGGCAGAAGAATTTCaccttgttttcttctttttgttcgGGAGAGCTGTGGCCGCCAAACCGGGCCTTGACTATTTGACTGTCATTGAACTGCCTTGAAATGTATTTCATAGCATGCAGGTGCTTTCCCTCTGTTTGTTTGAAGGAAAGCACAGTATGTCAGTGCCCCTGATGTCTTTTCTCTGCcatactgcatgttttttttatttggtgtttgtttGAGGTGTACAGGGTATACAGGATGCGGGGGTCAGTGCAACTTTACGCCTGTTAGCACACTGACAGgaccttcctttttttttgtttatagagCATACAAAGACAGAGCAAAAACTGAATTACTGATATAGCATGGATGTGTCAATTGCTTTAAAGTTACAGTTCAAcctccaaatcaaaaatacatgtttgcacttgtagtgctttttatcattctaaactgttttggtgtgagttgctgagagttagagatattggccgtagagatgtctgcttatAAAGTCTGTGGATTAAGAGTCTGTGGACTCTTGAGTAGCCGGGTCATAATTTCTGAAAAgaggcattgctgttgagtttttctaatgtttttttggcgctttgagcacctcATGCCGAGTGCCATCTACTGTAGTTtaattatattggagaaaaggcagacaacTATACGGCCGATATCTCAAACAATCAGCAACTAACCAAAACAGTCTgaattgataaatagcactacaggtaagatgaaaaatatgtaattttgattttggagtgaactgtccctttaaactcaTTAATTAGTTCCTGTCAACTCAAGTTGTTTGGCAGCACATTCTCTGTATTTCATGCGGtagagctacaagagctgtctTCCAGTACGGTTTGAGCTTGTGCGCAGTCAGGAAAATATAACTTTGTTGCTGCAGTCTAGGTGTGTTTGCAATTTTGGCTTGATGCGATGTGCCCATGTGTGGCAGGTGTGGGATGGAGCAGAGAGCGGGCGATGCCTGAGGGTTTACACCTGCCATTCGGGAGCTGTGCGTGACGCCTGTTGGACCCCCTGCGGGCAACACCTCCTCACCGGCTCCTTTGACAACACGGCTGTGATCACAGACGTAGAGACAGGTGAGAAGCAACACTTCCTTCTGTAGGACTGATGAAAACAGTGTCGCATAACAAACCACTGTGAAGTCCTCCACAAGTCGTCATTCGATACAATGTGTTAATGTCTACAGGCCTGATACACTACCACTAGAAAGACTGTGGTGTACCTTTATATTCTTTTATACTTCTTTATACtcctaaaatatatatatgaggAAGTTACAGTTAAACTGCATTATATTTACTCAATAGAAATTCTGTTTTATCtgctttttaacaaacatttttctccaAGCATATTGCTTGTGTTGTGGGAAAAGAAAACTCATCTGCGATTTTGCTCCTTGCAAATTTAGTGTGTTTTGTCTAATTCAGAGTTAAAGTTAGTAGTTAGTAATTTATGTGTGGAGTGACTTTGAATTGCCTCAGGGGCCCAAAACCTGTTCTAAACTCATTGTATAAATTGCAAagctgtttctctctccctctctctgtagTCGTGACACATTTTGGGGACAGACTTTGAAATCCACATTTCTTGAGCAAATACCGCCTGCTATCAGAGAGAATTGTCAACTCattttccatcttcagtctgacaaaTCCCCCACTCTCACTGGTTTCTGTGGGAGGGGCAATtcaattttttccccaaacaatAACTAGAGACTAGGCATGGGACGATAAGATTATAACATGTCACTATtcttaacattaaaataattggtATTTGCGATGTTATCCTGATATGCATCAAAATTTgcttacatattttaaaatggcaCATACTGGAATCCGTTTAcctaacattttgttaaaaaaatatatttttattgcatcacaggTATGACACACAACTTTTTATTGTACCCCCTTTTTAGCGAAAAGTAATCTAAAAAAGCCAGGCTTTTCAACTATTTGAAATAGTATCATATCCTTTGATATGAAATATGTCAGTGATTGATTAtgatctttctgtttttttgatttttagacTGAATCACAATTACAATAACTTCAGGGTAGAAAGCTCCTGTGTCATGTACAAACAgcactgagcaaactctgccttaatAGATTAATTAGTCACCTAAAAAACTTAATATCTGTTTACttttatgctatatttagaatatttttacagcttCAACTTGCTGTTAGACAGCCCCTACAGATGGAGATTTGAAGCCattttatcaaaaacaccagacccCATTgagaaaactgtcatttttggtCTACCACTGTCTTCATCAGCTGTTATGTAAGGTACAGatgagcaaatattcaaatatcaTGTACACTTACACTGATAGACCAATTCTTTTTTACTTCTCCCCCTAACAAACAGTCATTATCCTTAACCACAGAGGGAGGCCGGTGTGGCGACTAAGACAGAATGCTTAGTCCAATTTAAGTCTGACTGAGGTGTGCACATGAGGGAATAACTCGACTTCCAATCAAATTATTTGGTTGTGTTAGTCagactttgagaaatttgatttagCAGTCGGATGCGTCAGATGACTGTTGTGGctcgcctttttttttaaaaaaaaaaaatcctgtccaCACAGGTGTTTCggctgctgagctgctgctgtcagctaGTGTAATTTAAGCTATTTCCCAGTGTGCTTTGAGCAGAGACATGCGCACTTTTTGAcgtgaatttttttaaattaatggtTAAAGGTTTAGCAGTTTTTCTAAACGTTTAgtgtttttcttaacatt harbors:
- the wdr25 gene encoding WD repeat-containing protein 25 codes for the protein MSSLVAYEDSESEDDCPNQAEEGTSASVQSGSFEQNQKVRLCNSSEVTPTSRSFAPDPDRSASEYHGSSSLNPHSQPRSCYDWERKYCSNETAQEKCFRDTATPLSLPATQGKIAPLQTLPHMPQSLGDGLNPAKRHQTVPTGVRPYIPKRLRLTTSVETVDPEHQAEKVPGNQIRESQILSDVSARIKPYLAHKPGAAGIPRKLLMSLGGHQGPVNMVQWCPVPHLGHLLLSASMDKTFKVWDGAESGRCLRVYTCHSGAVRDACWTPCGQHLLTGSFDNTAVITDVETGQQVVKLDNQFKVMCAVLHPSNPEVFLCGGYSSVVKAWDSRSCKVVKVYKAGIQQTLDILFLRGGVDFITSSDCVSRDSADRTLIAWDYQTTAKVSNQIYQERYTCPSLALHPLEESFVAQTNGDYIAVFSSQQPYRMNKRRRYEGHKVEGYAVQCEFSLDGTILASGSSTGSAHFYDYHNARMLHTLRAHSQPCLCVSQHPVIPATAATCDWAGEIKVWH